A genome region from Ralstonia solanacearum K60 includes the following:
- a CDS encoding zinc-dependent peptidase: MFSRLSQWLSQRARTRRLTRYAISDALWTRTLSGLPFLLDRPPAELARLRETATLFIAEKEFTTAHGLALTDEMVVSIAVQASVPILALGMAWYRGWRGVVIYPGEFLIRGETMDEDGVVHDVRQEASGEAAANGLVLLSWQDIELGSVLAEPDMQPYNVVLHEFAHKLDMLNGEADGIPAFSSRLHAGLDREQWADDLYAEYDAFAERCERIPERRWDADPILSLLDPYGAQHPAEFFAVASEVFFVEPAALRDTLPALYALLQAFYLQDPARPLGTGRHAEPSRP; encoded by the coding sequence ATGTTTTCGAGACTATCCCAGTGGCTGTCGCAACGAGCACGCACGCGCCGGCTCACCCGCTACGCCATCTCCGACGCGCTATGGACACGCACCCTGTCGGGCCTGCCCTTCCTGCTCGACCGGCCGCCGGCGGAGCTTGCGCGCCTGCGTGAAACCGCCACGCTGTTCATCGCCGAAAAAGAATTCACCACGGCGCACGGCCTGGCGCTCACCGACGAGATGGTGGTCAGCATCGCCGTGCAGGCGAGCGTGCCCATCCTCGCACTGGGGATGGCGTGGTACCGGGGCTGGCGCGGCGTGGTGATCTACCCCGGCGAGTTCCTGATCCGCGGGGAGACGATGGACGAAGACGGCGTCGTGCACGACGTGCGCCAGGAAGCCAGTGGCGAGGCGGCCGCCAACGGCCTGGTCCTGCTGTCGTGGCAGGACATCGAACTGGGCAGCGTGCTGGCCGAGCCCGATATGCAGCCCTACAACGTCGTCCTGCACGAGTTCGCCCACAAGCTCGACATGCTCAACGGCGAAGCGGACGGCATCCCGGCGTTCTCGTCGCGGCTGCATGCGGGACTCGACCGCGAGCAATGGGCCGACGATCTCTACGCCGAATACGATGCCTTCGCCGAGCGCTGCGAACGCATTCCCGAACGGCGCTGGGATGCCGATCCGATCCTGTCGCTGCTCGACCCTTATGGTGCCCAGCATCCGGCGGAGTTCTTCGCGGTGGCCTCCGAAGTGTTCTTCGTCGAGCCGGCAGCCTTGCGGGACACCCTGCCGGCGCTCTACGCGCTCCTGCAGGCGTTCTATCTGCAAGATCCGGCACGGCCGCTGGGGACCGGCCGACACGCTGAACCCTCCCGGCCATGA
- a CDS encoding type B 50S ribosomal protein L31, with product MKENTHPNYREVVFQDMSSDFSFVTRSTIQTKETIVWKDGKEYPLAKIEVSSESHPFYTGTQKIMDTAGRVEKFRQKFGSKAGKAAK from the coding sequence ATGAAAGAAAACACTCACCCGAATTACCGCGAAGTCGTGTTCCAGGACATGTCCAGCGACTTCAGCTTCGTGACCCGCTCGACCATCCAGACCAAGGAAACCATCGTCTGGAAGGACGGCAAGGAATACCCGCTGGCCAAGATCGAAGTCTCGTCCGAATCGCACCCGTTCTACACGGGCACGCAGAAGATCATGGACACGGCCGGCCGCGTCGAAAAATTCCGCCAGAAGTTCGGCAGCAAGGCAGGCAAGGCCGCCAAGTAA